The Nitrogeniibacter aestuarii genome has a window encoding:
- a CDS encoding PP2C family protein-serine/threonine phosphatase, producing MAIKVETCAAKHQGDRVEQQDRVAIFGHPAQPGALMAVLADGMGGHTGGAMAAEQVLFKAKQNFEHFSHGSETPEHLITSIIQDSHTVIKLSRFTSEQDPHSTAVVFMLQKQRADWGHCGDSRFYHFRGDQLVYRSPDHSLVAELERKGRLTKAEAEVHPHRNVLLSCLGDEREPRVSLGGVSPLVGGDSFLMCSDGVWAYFDDDELGSVLATQNARAACQTLISRARERARGQGDNLSIAVIRLVDENTDAPRTEPPPDAGFPSLNE from the coding sequence ATGGCGATCAAAGTCGAGACGTGCGCAGCAAAACACCAGGGCGATCGGGTCGAGCAGCAGGACAGGGTGGCGATTTTCGGCCATCCCGCCCAGCCCGGCGCGCTCATGGCGGTACTGGCCGATGGCATGGGTGGGCATACCGGTGGCGCCATGGCGGCCGAGCAGGTGCTGTTCAAGGCAAAGCAGAATTTCGAACATTTTTCGCACGGCTCTGAGACCCCCGAGCATCTGATCACCAGCATCATCCAGGACTCCCATACGGTCATCAAACTGTCGCGATTCACCTCCGAGCAGGACCCCCACAGCACGGCCGTGGTATTCATGCTGCAGAAGCAGCGTGCCGACTGGGGGCATTGCGGTGACTCGCGCTTCTACCACTTTCGGGGCGATCAGCTCGTGTACCGGAGTCCGGATCACTCCCTGGTGGCCGAACTCGAGCGCAAGGGACGTTTGACCAAGGCGGAGGCCGAGGTGCACCCGCACCGGAACGTTCTGCTCTCCTGTCTGGGCGATGAACGCGAGCCCAGGGTCTCGCTCGGTGGCGTATCGCCCCTGGTCGGTGGCGACAGTTTTCTCATGTGCTCCGACGGGGTATGGGCGTACTTCGACGATGATGAGCTGGGGTCCGTTCTTGCGACCCAGAATGCCCGTGCAGCCTGCCAGACGCTGATTTCGCGTGCGCGCGAACGGGCGCGCGGACAGGGCGACAATCTCTCGATCGCGGTGATACGTCTGGTGGACGAAAACACCGATGCGCCGCGAACCGAGCCTCCGCCGGATGCCGGATTTCCTTCGCTCAATGAGTGA
- a CDS encoding HDOD domain-containing protein, translated as MEMPQTATRPDGNGLETALPSGLSLPPRPDLLMRLEDLVLTGEVDTRALTREMGDDPGLTAMLFKVAKSSRYGRSAPPQSLEQVIQLLGTKQSLNVARCFALMSAIEGDPKTMQRFWSRASNVASFAAVVAADRVAVCNIFPDQAFLAGIFHDCGIPLLMQRYPDYCELVEGCAEKAQWVCVREEDRRLKLDHSVVGALVARHWGLPDFVVQAIRHHHELDELDDHPSRSMVAILQLATYLSALENRLDWPDWLVIRDQVLDELGIYAEGFAEYCEDLCEQVAAH; from the coding sequence ATGGAAATGCCTCAAACCGCAACACGACCGGACGGCAATGGCCTGGAGACAGCGCTACCGTCCGGTCTTTCCCTTCCGCCCCGCCCCGATCTGTTGATGCGTCTGGAAGATCTCGTGCTGACCGGTGAGGTCGACACGCGAGCGCTCACGCGAGAGATGGGCGACGATCCGGGCCTTACCGCCATGCTGTTCAAGGTGGCAAAGAGCTCCAGATATGGCCGCAGCGCACCGCCCCAGAGTCTTGAGCAGGTCATTCAGTTGCTCGGGACCAAGCAGTCGCTCAATGTGGCGCGCTGCTTTGCGCTCATGTCGGCGATCGAGGGCGACCCGAAGACCATGCAGCGCTTCTGGAGCCGTGCCAGCAATGTGGCCAGCTTCGCGGCGGTCGTGGCAGCGGATCGGGTGGCTGTCTGCAACATCTTCCCTGACCAGGCTTTTCTCGCCGGTATCTTCCACGACTGTGGCATTCCGCTGCTGATGCAGCGTTACCCCGATTATTGTGAGCTGGTCGAGGGCTGTGCCGAAAAGGCTCAGTGGGTCTGCGTGCGGGAGGAAGATCGCCGCCTCAAGCTTGACCACAGCGTGGTCGGGGCACTCGTGGCCCGTCACTGGGGTTTGCCCGATTTCGTCGTTCAGGCGATCAGGCATCACCATGAACTCGATGAACTGGATGACCATCCCTCACGCAGCATGGTGGCCATCCTGCAGCTCGCGACCTATTTGAGCGCGCTCGAAAACCGGCTCGATTGGCCCGACTGGCTGGTCATTCGTGACCAGGTGCTCGACGAGTTGGGCATCTACGCTGAAGGCTTTGCCGAGTATTGCGAGGACCTGTGCGAACAGGTGGCGGCACATTGA
- the glcF gene encoding glycolate oxidase subunit GlcF translates to MQTQLAEFIKDTDIGREADAILRKCVHCGFCTATCPTYQLLGDELDGPRGRIYLIKQMLEGAPVTEKTQLHLDRCLTCRSCESTCPSGVAYGRLVDLGRVVVDQKVKRPLATRTVRWALRELVSRPKVFGAAMAMGRMARPLLPAALKEKVPPQRAAGLWPQAKHSRRMLALAGCAQPAMMPSVNAATARVLDTIGISLVEASGAGCCGAVRHHLDDHAGSQADAKRNIDAWWPLIERSEVEALVMTASACGLQVKDYAHLLRDDVAYAEKAAGVSAMTKDVGEVIAAELQAIQARLPKDAPPRQIAFHAPCTLQHGQKLKTQVEAVLLAAGFELTTVPDAHLCCGSAGTYSILQPELSMQLRERKLAALSAGGAKAIASANVGCISHLAGGTDTPVRHWIEWLDERLNG, encoded by the coding sequence ATGCAGACGCAACTGGCTGAATTCATCAAGGACACCGACATCGGTCGCGAGGCGGATGCCATCCTGCGCAAGTGCGTGCACTGTGGTTTCTGTACGGCAACCTGCCCGACCTACCAGCTGCTGGGCGATGAGCTCGATGGTCCACGCGGTCGTATCTACCTCATCAAGCAGATGCTGGAAGGTGCGCCGGTGACCGAAAAGACTCAGCTGCATCTGGATCGCTGTCTGACCTGTCGATCCTGCGAGTCCACCTGCCCGTCGGGTGTGGCCTACGGCCGCCTCGTGGATCTGGGGCGGGTGGTGGTCGATCAGAAGGTCAAGCGGCCGCTCGCGACACGCACGGTGCGTTGGGCGCTGCGCGAACTGGTGTCACGCCCGAAAGTGTTTGGCGCAGCCATGGCCATGGGGCGCATGGCCCGGCCTTTGTTGCCGGCGGCACTCAAGGAGAAGGTGCCGCCCCAGCGTGCGGCAGGCCTCTGGCCACAGGCGAAGCACTCGCGGCGCATGCTGGCGCTGGCCGGCTGTGCGCAGCCGGCCATGATGCCGTCGGTCAATGCGGCCACGGCCCGGGTGCTCGACACCATTGGCATCTCGCTGGTCGAGGCGTCGGGTGCCGGTTGCTGCGGCGCCGTGCGTCACCACCTCGACGACCACGCGGGGAGCCAGGCCGATGCCAAACGCAACATCGATGCCTGGTGGCCGCTCATCGAGCGGAGCGAGGTCGAGGCGCTGGTGATGACGGCGTCGGCCTGTGGCCTGCAGGTCAAGGACTATGCGCACTTGCTGCGCGACGACGTGGCGTATGCCGAGAAAGCGGCCGGGGTCTCTGCCATGACCAAGGATGTGGGCGAGGTGATTGCCGCAGAACTGCAGGCGATTCAGGCCCGTCTGCCCAAGGACGCGCCACCCCGTCAGATTGCTTTTCATGCACCGTGCACCTTGCAACACGGACAGAAGCTCAAGACTCAGGTGGAGGCGGTGCTGCTGGCCGCCGGTTTTGAGCTCACCACTGTGCCCGATGCGCATCTGTGCTGTGGCTCGGCCGGCACCTACTCGATTCTGCAGCCGGAACTGAGCATGCAGCTGCGTGAGCGCAAGCTCGCCGCGCTTTCGGCGGGCGGGGCGAAGGCAATCGCCTCGGCCAACGTGGGCTGTATTTCGCATCTGGCGGGTGGTACAGACACGCCGGTCAGGCACTGGATCGAGTGGCTCGATGAACGCCTCAATGGCTGA
- the glcE gene encoding glycolate oxidase subunit GlcE — MSDQSQAWMERIQAAAAHGEAIRIRGGATKDFYGQRLEGAELDTRGHTGIVNYEPTELVVTARAGTTLAELEQALDAQGQMLGFEPPHFGEGATVGGCVAAGLSGPRRATAGAVRDFVLGTCIIDGRGQHLHFGGEVMKNVAGYDVSRLMTGSLGTLALITEVSFKVLPKPAAEATLVFDMESGVAVENFNAWAGQPLPISATAWVEGRAWVRLSGAEAAVAAACKRLGGERVDGEAAAAFWRSVREQTHGFFEGDMPVWRLSVPSVAAPLGLMGERLIEWGGAQRWFRTNEHANHIREQVTAVGGHATLFRGGDRRAGVFHPLDPVMAKLQTRLRQSFDPAGIFNPGRLYDGA, encoded by the coding sequence ATGAGCGATCAGTCGCAAGCCTGGATGGAACGCATCCAGGCGGCCGCGGCCCATGGTGAGGCGATCCGCATTCGCGGTGGCGCCACCAAGGATTTCTACGGGCAGCGCCTTGAGGGCGCAGAACTCGATACCCGGGGGCACACCGGCATCGTGAACTACGAACCCACCGAGCTGGTGGTCACCGCTCGCGCCGGCACGACGCTTGCCGAGCTCGAACAGGCGCTTGACGCGCAAGGGCAGATGCTCGGTTTCGAGCCGCCGCATTTCGGCGAAGGCGCCACGGTGGGTGGGTGTGTGGCGGCGGGCCTGTCTGGCCCGCGCCGTGCCACGGCCGGGGCGGTGCGTGATTTTGTGCTCGGTACCTGCATCATCGATGGGCGCGGTCAGCACCTGCACTTCGGCGGTGAAGTGATGAAGAACGTCGCGGGCTATGACGTCTCGCGCCTGATGACCGGTTCGCTCGGCACGCTTGCGCTCATCACCGAAGTGTCGTTCAAGGTGCTGCCCAAGCCGGCAGCCGAAGCGACGCTGGTGTTCGACATGGAAAGCGGCGTTGCCGTCGAAAACTTCAACGCGTGGGCCGGTCAACCCTTACCTATTTCCGCGACAGCCTGGGTGGAAGGCCGCGCGTGGGTCCGGCTCTCCGGCGCCGAAGCGGCGGTGGCCGCCGCCTGCAAGCGCTTGGGCGGAGAGCGTGTCGATGGCGAGGCCGCCGCCGCGTTCTGGCGCAGCGTGCGCGAGCAGACGCACGGCTTCTTCGAGGGCGACATGCCCGTGTGGCGTCTGTCGGTGCCTTCGGTGGCAGCACCGCTGGGGCTCATGGGGGAGCGCCTCATCGAATGGGGCGGCGCCCAGCGCTGGTTCCGCACCAACGAGCATGCAAACCACATTCGCGAACAGGTCACCGCTGTGGGCGGACATGCCACCCTGTTCCGCGGGGGAGACCGTCGTGCCGGGGTATTCCATCCGCTCGATCCGGTGATGGCGAAGCTTCAGACACGACTTCGCCAGAGCTTTGACCCCGCAGGGATCTTCAATCCCGGTCGCCTTTACGACGGAGCCTGA
- a CDS encoding FAD-linked oxidase C-terminal domain-containing protein, whose translation MTLLHDLPANAAKDTDFSAVDRASLVAELADVLPGRCLMTELEDLRPYECDGLSMYRKVPLAVALPETEAQVIEVLRICQRRGVPVVARGSGTGLSGGALPHEHGVLLSLARFNRILSVDARSRTAIVQPGVRNLAISEAAALHGLYYAPDPSSQIACSIGGNVAENAGGVHCLKYGLTVHNVLRVRAITIEGEVVEFGSHGLDMPGYDMLALLHGSEGMLAVITEITVKLTPKPLLAQCVMASFDDVVKAGDAVAAIIAAGIIPAGLEMMDQPATAAVEEFVRAGYPLDAKAILLCESDGTPEEVAEEVARVCQVLEGQGATQIQVSRDEVERLKFWAGRKAAFPAAGRISPDYYCMDGTIPRKRLGEMLQAIVEMEKKYGLRCMNVFHAGDGNLHPLILFDANVPGELERAEDFGGEILELSVALGGTVTGEHGVGIEKINQMCVQFDEAERHTFFRIKAAFDEQGLLNPGKAIPTLHRCAEFGRMHVHHGEVPFPNIERF comes from the coding sequence ATGACCCTGTTACATGACCTGCCTGCCAACGCAGCCAAGGACACGGATTTTTCCGCCGTCGATCGCGCTTCGCTGGTCGCCGAACTGGCCGACGTGCTGCCCGGGCGCTGTCTGATGACCGAGCTTGAAGATCTCAGACCCTACGAATGCGATGGCTTGTCCATGTACCGCAAGGTGCCGCTCGCGGTCGCGCTGCCTGAGACCGAGGCTCAAGTGATCGAGGTGCTGCGCATCTGCCAGCGTCGGGGTGTGCCGGTGGTGGCGCGCGGCTCGGGCACCGGGCTCTCCGGCGGAGCGCTGCCACACGAACATGGCGTCTTGCTGTCGCTGGCCCGCTTCAATCGCATTCTGTCCGTCGATGCGCGTTCGCGAACGGCCATCGTCCAGCCCGGCGTGCGCAATCTGGCCATCTCGGAAGCGGCTGCGCTGCACGGCCTTTACTACGCACCGGATCCCTCGTCCCAGATCGCCTGTTCCATCGGTGGCAACGTGGCCGAAAACGCCGGGGGCGTGCACTGCCTGAAGTACGGCCTGACGGTGCACAACGTGTTGCGCGTGAGGGCGATCACCATTGAAGGCGAGGTGGTCGAGTTCGGCTCTCATGGCCTCGACATGCCCGGCTACGACATGCTGGCGCTGCTGCATGGTTCCGAGGGCATGCTCGCGGTGATCACCGAGATCACCGTCAAGCTCACGCCCAAGCCCTTGCTGGCCCAGTGCGTGATGGCCAGTTTCGACGACGTGGTGAAGGCGGGTGATGCGGTCGCTGCCATCATCGCGGCCGGCATCATTCCGGCGGGGCTGGAGATGATGGACCAGCCCGCCACCGCGGCGGTCGAGGAGTTCGTACGTGCCGGCTACCCCCTCGACGCCAAGGCGATTCTCCTGTGCGAGTCCGACGGTACGCCGGAAGAGGTGGCCGAAGAGGTGGCTCGAGTCTGCCAGGTACTCGAAGGACAGGGCGCGACGCAGATCCAGGTCTCCCGGGACGAGGTCGAACGCCTCAAGTTCTGGGCCGGTCGCAAGGCGGCCTTCCCGGCGGCCGGACGCATCTCGCCCGACTACTACTGCATGGACGGCACCATCCCCCGCAAGCGCCTGGGCGAAATGCTGCAGGCCATCGTCGAGATGGAAAAGAAATACGGCCTGCGTTGCATGAACGTGTTCCATGCTGGCGACGGCAACCTGCATCCGCTCATTCTCTTCGATGCGAACGTGCCGGGCGAACTCGAGCGCGCCGAGGATTTCGGCGGGGAGATTCTGGAATTGTCCGTGGCCCTGGGCGGCACGGTGACCGGCGAGCACGGTGTCGGTATCGAAAAGATCAACCAGATGTGTGTGCAGTTTGACGAAGCCGAGCGCCACACCTTTTTCCGGATCAAGGCGGCCTTCGACGAACAGGGACTGCTCAATCCGGGCAAGGCGATTCCGACGCTGCATCGCTGCGCGGAATTCGGGCGCATGCATGTGCATCACGGCGAAGTGCCGTTCCCGAACATCGAGCGGTTCTAG
- a CDS encoding FadR/GntR family transcriptional regulator, with amino-acid sequence MQSIEPLARPSQLSETVSQTIEAWIREGQMPAGARLPTEKMLASDFGVSRAVVREAISRLKADGLVTTRQGAGAFVSDRPSGSSFRLDAPEVDAAQALADIFELRYIVECAAAAMAARRRSDVDLAVMRAALSRMDEALVDWADATEADDAFHTAVAAATGNRAVGRFIRFMGGQFFESRVPTWARTGHAKGWARDSQEEHHRLFAAIAARDAQEARAAARAHLVRAASRLGVDASHWDEVPVGLDTLVPTGGDE; translated from the coding sequence ATGCAAAGCATCGAGCCTTTGGCGCGCCCTTCTCAACTCAGCGAAACCGTGTCGCAGACCATCGAGGCCTGGATCCGCGAGGGCCAAATGCCGGCCGGGGCCCGGTTGCCGACCGAGAAAATGCTCGCCAGCGATTTTGGCGTTTCGCGTGCTGTCGTTCGTGAAGCGATTTCTCGTTTGAAGGCCGATGGCCTGGTGACCACGCGACAAGGCGCGGGCGCCTTCGTGAGTGACCGTCCGTCCGGCAGCAGCTTCAGGCTCGACGCCCCTGAGGTGGACGCCGCCCAGGCGCTGGCCGACATTTTCGAGCTGCGCTACATCGTGGAGTGCGCGGCGGCGGCCATGGCAGCACGGCGTCGCTCAGATGTCGACCTTGCCGTCATGCGGGCCGCCCTGTCTCGCATGGACGAGGCGCTCGTGGACTGGGCCGACGCGACCGAGGCCGACGACGCCTTTCACACCGCAGTGGCTGCGGCGACCGGTAACCGTGCCGTGGGGCGTTTCATCCGCTTCATGGGCGGACAGTTTTTCGAGTCACGTGTGCCCACCTGGGCACGCACCGGCCATGCCAAGGGCTGGGCGCGCGACTCGCAGGAAGAGCATCACCGGCTGTTTGCCGCCATCGCCGCCAGGGACGCCCAGGAGGCGCGCGCGGCGGCGCGGGCGCATCTGGTCCGCGCGGCGAGTCGCCTGGGCGTGGATGCATCACATTGGGACGAAGTGCCTGTCGGTCTTGACACGCTCGTGCCCACAGGAGGAGACGAATGA
- a CDS encoding SulP family inorganic anion transporter — MPHHSAPITRFLPFLKWRATLSEKGIHGDLIAGLSVALVMIPQSLAYAQLAGFPAHYGLYAAMLPTLLGALFGSSPYLSTGAVALTGMLTAASIAPLATSGSADHIALGVTLALLAGLIQLALGILRQGWALNLLSRPVFAGFINAAALLICFSQLPVLLGAQGPRAPDLGGELIRIGHALSSPDMATLAFGLLAWTGLRGLQRFAPKWPGVLVVVVLSIGISSTTGYGTSGEVVGSIPSALPTLSLPQIPGWDALIGLLPAAFVIALVSFLEAASSAKRLSDRSRHAWNENQELIGQGLAKLGAALSGTLPTSASFSRSALSYRVGANTGLTQVISAIVVIAATLSLAHWLHDLPKAVLAAIILHAVANLIDFPGMVQVWRIDRDDALACWTTFAATLAFAPQIQNGILTGLLLSLALVIWQSMKPRVALLGLHEDDTYRDLERFGLEHPHPALVILRFDGRLQFVNAARFSEAMEWARHIKPGIRCVLLSGAGINAIDTTGLHALTQLAEQMREDGQLLAMCGLKKQVIDVIERDPVWATLAEHAHYRHEHAAVEALKPLLEKEKSVDGVRSQL; from the coding sequence ATGCCACACCACAGCGCCCCGATCACGCGGTTTCTTCCCTTTCTCAAATGGCGGGCAACGCTCTCTGAAAAAGGCATCCATGGCGACCTCATCGCCGGTCTGAGTGTGGCACTGGTGATGATTCCCCAATCGCTTGCCTACGCGCAGCTCGCGGGCTTTCCGGCTCACTACGGCCTTTACGCCGCCATGCTGCCCACCTTGCTCGGTGCGCTTTTCGGCTCCAGCCCCTATCTGTCGACTGGCGCGGTGGCCCTGACCGGCATGCTCACCGCGGCCAGCATTGCGCCCCTTGCCACGAGCGGCTCCGCCGATCACATTGCGCTGGGGGTCACGCTTGCCTTGCTCGCCGGGCTGATTCAGCTCGCACTCGGCATACTGCGCCAGGGCTGGGCACTCAATCTGCTCTCCCGCCCGGTCTTCGCCGGTTTCATCAATGCCGCCGCGCTGCTGATCTGCTTTTCGCAATTACCGGTGTTACTGGGCGCGCAGGGCCCCCGTGCCCCCGACCTGGGCGGCGAACTCATCCGCATCGGCCATGCGCTGAGCTCGCCAGACATGGCCACGCTTGCCTTCGGGCTCCTCGCCTGGACCGGATTGAGAGGCCTGCAACGCTTCGCCCCCAAATGGCCCGGCGTGCTCGTTGTTGTCGTCCTCTCCATCGGCATCTCATCCACCACCGGCTATGGCACCAGCGGCGAGGTCGTGGGCAGCATTCCCTCGGCACTCCCCACGCTTTCCTTGCCACAGATACCCGGCTGGGATGCCCTGATCGGACTCCTCCCTGCAGCCTTCGTGATTGCCCTGGTGAGCTTTCTGGAAGCCGCCTCAAGTGCAAAGCGCCTGTCGGACCGCTCCCGGCATGCGTGGAACGAGAATCAGGAATTGATTGGGCAGGGGTTGGCCAAACTCGGCGCCGCTTTGAGCGGCACGCTCCCGACGAGCGCCTCTTTCTCGCGCTCGGCGCTCAGTTATCGGGTGGGTGCGAACACCGGATTGACCCAGGTGATCAGCGCCATTGTCGTGATCGCGGCGACCTTGAGTCTCGCCCACTGGCTCCACGATCTGCCCAAAGCCGTGCTCGCCGCGATCATCCTGCATGCCGTCGCCAACCTGATCGACTTTCCCGGCATGGTGCAGGTATGGCGGATAGACCGGGACGATGCCCTGGCGTGCTGGACCACCTTCGCCGCGACGCTGGCGTTCGCCCCGCAGATCCAGAACGGCATTCTCACCGGTCTGCTGCTCTCGCTCGCACTGGTGATCTGGCAAAGCATGAAACCGAGGGTCGCCTTGCTGGGCCTGCATGAAGACGACACCTATCGAGATCTCGAGCGTTTCGGGCTCGAGCACCCTCACCCGGCTCTGGTCATCCTGCGTTTCGACGGACGACTACAGTTCGTGAACGCCGCCCGTTTCAGTGAAGCCATGGAATGGGCGCGACACATCAAACCGGGCATCCGCTGTGTCTTGCTTTCGGGTGCCGGGATCAACGCCATCGACACCACCGGCCTGCATGCACTGACACAACTGGCCGAGCAGATGCGCGAAGATGGTCAGCTGCTGGCCATGTGCGGCCTGAAAAAACAGGTCATCGATGTTATCGAGCGCGACCCAGTGTGGGCCACGCTGGCCGAACATGCGCACTATCGCCACGAGCACGCCGCTGTGGAAGCCCTCAAGCCATTGCTCGAAAAAGAGAAAAGCGTTGACGGAGTACGCTCACAACTCTAG
- the rplU gene encoding 50S ribosomal protein L21 → MYAVIKTGGKQYRVSAGQKIKVEQMPADVGSEITLDQILMVGEGESVKIGTPVVEGATVKATVLSQGRHDKVKIFKMRRRKHYMKRQGHRQNYTEIRIEAISA, encoded by the coding sequence ATGTATGCGGTCATAAAAACCGGTGGCAAGCAGTATCGCGTGTCGGCCGGCCAAAAGATCAAAGTAGAACAGATGCCGGCAGACGTGGGCTCGGAAATCACACTCGACCAGATTCTGATGGTCGGCGAAGGCGAGTCGGTCAAGATCGGCACGCCTGTGGTTGAAGGTGCCACGGTGAAAGCGACTGTGCTTTCACAAGGTCGTCACGACAAGGTCAAGATTTTCAAGATGCGCCGTCGCAAGCACTACATGAAGCGTCAGGGTCATCGTCAGAACTACACCGAAATTCGCATCGAGGCGATTTCGGCCTAA
- the rpmA gene encoding 50S ribosomal protein L27, giving the protein MAHKKAGGSSRNGRESESKRLGVKRYGGQLVPAGNILVRQRGTEYHPGENVGIGKDHTLFAKTEGTVQFSVRGKNKRRTVSIVPVTE; this is encoded by the coding sequence ATGGCACACAAAAAAGCCGGCGGTAGTTCCCGCAACGGTCGCGAATCAGAATCAAAACGCCTGGGCGTCAAGCGCTACGGTGGCCAGCTGGTTCCGGCAGGCAACATCCTGGTCCGCCAGCGTGGTACCGAGTACCACCCGGGTGAGAACGTGGGTATCGGCAAGGACCACACGCTTTTCGCCAAAACGGAAGGCACGGTTCAGTTCTCCGTTCGCGGCAAGAACAAGCGCCGTACCGTGTCCATCGTGCCGGTGACCGAATAA
- the cgtA gene encoding Obg family GTPase CgtA, producing MKFFDEARIEAVAGDGGNGAASFRREKFIPKGGPDGGDGGKGGSVWAIADQNINTLVDYRFKRIFRAQRGQNGMGRDCYGKGGEDITLRMPVGTVITDAETGERLADLDVHDKRVLIAKGGNGGWGNLHFKSSVNRTPRQRTLGQPGEHRYLQLELKVLADVGLLGMPNAGKSTLIRSISAAKPKVADYPFTTLQPNLGVVRSDENRSFVVADIPGLIEGAAEGAGLGHRFLKHLARTHLLLHLVDIAPFDEGVDPVREAQAIVDELRRYDEDLHQKPRWLVLNKLDLIPEEEREERIAGFLAAYDKVDRHFVISAMSGDGCKELVRAIQDHIDAHRPKSVPDEGGDDDTPDVYDPLAS from the coding sequence ATGAAATTCTTTGACGAAGCACGCATCGAAGCGGTGGCCGGAGACGGCGGCAACGGCGCGGCCTCGTTCCGCCGCGAGAAGTTCATTCCAAAGGGCGGCCCCGATGGCGGCGACGGCGGTAAGGGCGGCAGCGTCTGGGCCATCGCCGACCAGAACATCAATACGTTGGTCGATTACCGCTTCAAGCGCATCTTCCGCGCCCAGCGCGGCCAGAACGGCATGGGTCGCGACTGCTACGGCAAGGGCGGCGAAGATATCACCCTGCGCATGCCGGTCGGCACCGTCATCACCGACGCAGAAACAGGCGAACGCCTTGCCGACCTCGACGTGCACGACAAACGCGTCCTCATCGCCAAGGGCGGCAACGGTGGCTGGGGCAACCTGCACTTCAAGTCGTCCGTGAACCGCACCCCGCGCCAGCGCACGCTCGGTCAGCCGGGTGAACATCGCTATCTCCAGCTGGAACTCAAGGTGCTGGCCGATGTCGGCCTGCTAGGCATGCCCAACGCCGGCAAATCCACGCTGATCCGCTCGATTTCTGCCGCGAAGCCCAAGGTTGCCGACTACCCCTTCACCACGCTGCAACCGAATCTGGGCGTTGTCCGCAGCGACGAGAACCGTAGCTTTGTCGTGGCGGACATCCCGGGCTTGATCGAAGGCGCCGCTGAAGGCGCAGGCCTCGGCCACCGCTTCCTTAAACATCTGGCACGAACCCATCTGCTACTGCACCTCGTCGATATCGCCCCTTTCGACGAAGGCGTTGATCCGGTTCGCGAAGCTCAGGCCATCGTGGATGAACTGCGCCGATACGACGAGGACCTGCACCAGAAACCACGCTGGCTCGTACTCAACAAGCTCGACCTGATTCCCGAAGAGGAACGCGAAGAACGTATCGCCGGTTTTCTCGCCGCATACGACAAGGTCGACCGCCACTTCGTCATCAGCGCCATGAGCGGCGATGGCTGCAAGGAACTCGTCCGGGCCATCCAGGATCACATCGATGCCCACCGCCCGAAGAGCGTGCCGGATGAAGGCGGCGATGACGACACCCCTGACGTATACGACCCCCTTGCCTCATGA